In one Tachysurus vachellii isolate PV-2020 chromosome 24, HZAU_Pvac_v1, whole genome shotgun sequence genomic region, the following are encoded:
- the cpo gene encoding carboxypeptidase O, whose translation MQIPIAFRGVSNMLGSCFLTILLILTLQTHDRAVEGAEQRAYDYTKYHTMDEISQWMNMMIKEHPDVVTSVVYGNTYEKRNITLLKIGLSSTEKKKMVWMDCGIHAREWIAPAFCQHFVKEILGSYKTDSKISEMLKHLDLYVTPVLNMDGYIYSWKDNTTRLWRKTRSPGSDNCTCFGTDLNRNFYANWGMVGISRNCCSEIYNGPSALSEPEAKAVTDFLSDNRDNILCFLTIHSYGQLILLPYGHPNITAPNEDELMKVGLAAADAIKAVHGMDYTVGTPPNVLYPNSGSSRDFARLIGIPFSFTFELRDKGQHGFMLPEDQIQPTCEEAYQGALSIITHVHDKTFVRAAATSIAATLWSICLALWLSSATV comes from the exons ATGCAGATTCCTATTGCTTTTCGAGGTGTGAGCAACATGTTGGGATCGTGTTTTTTAACCATTCTGCTCATTTTAACCCTGCAAACCCATGACAG GGCAGTGGAGGGAGCAGAGCAGCGGGCTTATGACTACACCAAGTACCACACCATGGATGAG ATCTCCCAGTGGATGAACATGATGATAAAGGAACATCCTGACGTCGTTACCAGCGTCGTCTATGGAAACACGTATGAAAAGAGGAATATCACTCTTCTGAAG ATCGGTTTGAGCAgtacagagaaaaagaagatgGTCTGGATGGACTGTGGGATTCACGCTCGAGAATGGATCGCTCCAGCTTTCTGTCAGCACTTTGTCAAGGAG ATCCTAGGCTCCTACAAAACAGACTCAAAGATCAGCGAGATGTTGAAACATTTGGACTTGTACGTCACCCCGGTGTTGAACATGGACGGATATATTTACTCATGGAAAGACAACACG ACACGGTTATGGAGGAAGACAAGGTCACCTGGCTCTGACAACTGCACATGTTTTGGTACAGATCTCAACCGCAACTTCTATGCTAACTGGGGAA TGGTGGGAATTTCCAGAAACTGCTGCTCAGAGATCTATAATGGACCCTCGGCTCTTTCGGAGCCCGAGGCCAAGGCGGTGACAGACTTCCTGAGTGACAATCGAGACAACATCCTCTGCTTCCTCACCATCCATTCGTATGGCCAGTTGATCCTGCTGCCTTATGGGCACCCCAACATCACGGCCCCCAATGAAGATGAGCTG atgaaagtgGGTCTGGCTGCAGCGGACGCCATTAAAGCTGTTCACGGAATGGACTACACAGTGGGAACACCTCCTAACGTGCTTT ACCCCAATTCGGGCTCGTCTCGTGACTTTGCGCGTCTCATCGGCATCCCGTTTTCCTTCACGTTTGAGCTACGTGATAAGGGTCAGCACGGCTTCATGCTGCCGGAGGATCAGATCCAACCCACGTGTGAGGAGGCGTATCAGGGCGCGCTGTCCATCATCACGCACGTCCACGATAAAACCTTCGTCCGTGCTGCAGCTACAAGCATcgcagccacgctgtggagtattTGCCTGGCTTTGTGGCTCTCTAGCGCCACCGTCTGA
- the LOC132839600 gene encoding uncharacterized protein LOC132839600, with amino-acid sequence MLHMKTFLSGRSSGTVRGLACAAGLIALTTAGYCAYRRLKRISDLRAPEREAAQGSVLGVDVEEVLVCTEEVPQTSAVVLVTETNPQLLDTSLDPEKSAVILLSHHHGTRQLHPAWQNIQFLSSQSCSFVSESLEVHRYIACLVRGPEVLLWWITTTTKMSSNHWGAFNATTRENSITCIQRVCGSVRALVSCHHEETTIHVPFEDGEQTIYQVSRSYLRVDVDGQVDMSHEEEGSFFTPHADFDVQSEFEESDVELPPEEQEVPFISLYLTGRGITDLVLKLPAVREAFSRMMASIHNKNFLYVAGKQILMRLATANKQDPRGVQRAYDEVIRFLREPSYQETIEAEVLDAQLYHFNLLDVFFELVFFGCLINGLPPEALDGGFLQHVFDMNSQWDVDIREPEAEQLFLLLSLKLTMLLEELFSQPLDLYSDPAALATAVQRLVKERVQEMLKAMEGV; translated from the exons ATGCTGCACATGAAGACGTTTCTTTCCGGCCGGAGTAGCGGCACAGTCCGGGGCCTGGCCTGCGCCGCCGGACTGATCGCGCTCACCACCGCGGGATACTGCGCGTATCGCAGGCTGAAGAGGATCAGCGACCTTCGAGCTCCTGAACGGGAAGCTGCTCAAG gATCTGTTTTAGGTGTTGATGTAGAGGAAGTTCTCGTATGCACCGAAGAAGTCCCTCAGACATCAGCTGTTGTCCTg GTCACTGAGACAAATCCCCAGCTCCTGGACACCAGCCTTGACCCTGAGAAGTCAGCTGTCATTCTG CTCTCACATCACCATGGCACACGTCAGCTGCACCCTGCCTGGCAGAACATCCAGTTCCTCTCCTCACAGTCCTGCAGCTTCGTCTCTGAG TCCCTGGAGGTACACAGGTACATCGCGTGCTTGGTGAGAGGTCCAGAAGTCCTGCTGTGGTggatcaccaccaccaccaaaatGTCCAGCAATCATTGG GGAGCCTTTAACGCCACCACTCGGGAGAACTCGATCACCTGCATACAG CGAGTCTGCGGGAGCGTGAGAGCGCTGGTGTCCTGCCATCACGAGGAGACGACCATCCACGTGCCGTTCGAGGATGGCGAG CAAACCATTTACCAGGTGAGTCGCTCGTACCTTCGCGTGGACGTGGACGGTCAGGTGGACATGTCCCATGAGGAGGAAGGAAGTTTCTTCACTCCTCATGCTGACTTTGACGTTCAGTCAGAATTTGAG GAAAGTGACGTGGAACTTCCACCTGAGGAGCAGGAGGTGCCCTTCATCAG CTTGTACCTCACAGGCCGTGGCATCACAGACCTCGTCCTGAAGCTGCCTGCCGTCCGCGAGGCGTTCTCT AGGATGATGGCCAGCATCCATAACAAGAACTTCTTGTACGTGGCTGGCAAGCAGATCTTGATGCGTCTGGCAACAGCCAACAAACAG GATCCGCGCGGCGTACAGAGGGCATACGACGAGGTGATCCGATTCCTGAGAGAGCCTTCCTATCAGGAAACGATCGAGGCGGAGGTGCTCGATGCTCAG CTGTACCACTTCAACCTGCTGGACGTGTTCTTCGAACTCGTCTTCTTCGGCTGCTTAATCAACGGCTTGCCGCCTGAAGCT TTGGACGGGGGATTCTTGCAGCATGTGTTCGATATGAACAGCCAGTGGGACGTGGACATCAGGGAGCCTGAAGCAGAGCAGCTCTTTTTGCTGCTTTCC ttaaAGCTGACAATGCTGCTTGAGGAACTTTTCTCGCAGCCTCTGGACCTGTACAGTGACCCAGCAGCTTTAGCCACCGCAGTGCAACGACTGGTGAAGGAGCGTGTGCAGGAGATGCTGAAGGCCATGGAGGGAGTCTGA